The Streptomyces sp. HUAS MG91 sequence GACCCTCCATGTCGAAACGCTGGGAGAGGGAGAAACTGGCGCCGCGCCGGACGAGCGCTGCGCCTTCCCGGCGTTTCGCGTCGTCGAGGAAGTTGAGGGTGCCGATCCGGTCGTCCTCGCCCCAGCGCCCCCAGTTGGAGCACGCCTTGGCGGCCTGGGCGATCGCGCCCTCGGGGTCGTCGCGGTTCATGCGTCCTCCTTGACACAGCGGGTGCGCTGAACACCGAGGCCGGTGATGGCGCCTTCCATCACGTCACCGTCGCGCAGCAGGCGGCCCCAGTGCATGCCGTTGCCGGCCGGGGAACCGGTCAGCACCAGGTCCCCGGGCAGCAGTCGGGCCGTCCGGGACGCGTAGGCCACCATCCGCGCCACGTTGAAGATCATGTCCTTGGTGGACTCGTCCTGCATCGTCTCGCCGTTCAGCTTCAGCGTGACGCGCAGGTCGTCCGGGTCGGCGACGAACTCGGCCGGTACGAGGTAGGGGCCGAGCGGGGTGAAGCCCGGGGCGTTCTTGCTGCGCAGCCAGTCCGTGCCGATGGCGGGCATGTCCCGGCGGAAGACGCCGGCCCGGTCGGTGAGGTCGTTGGCGATCGTGTAGCCGGCGACGTACTCCATCGCCTCCTCGACCGCGATCCCGTGGGCCGGCTTGGCGATGACCGCGGCCAGCTCCAGCTCCCAGTCCGGCTTCTCGGCCCACGAGGGCAGCACGACGTCGTCGTACGGACCGGTGATCGCACTCGGCAGGCCGATGAAGACGTACGGCAGGTCCTCCGCCGCCCGGCGGTCCATGAGCTCCGCGACCTCGGCCCGCGCCTCCTCGACGGTGCGGGGGTCGTCGGGCGCGCGATGGGCGATTTCGAGATCGATCACGTGCCGGCGGTAGTTGGCGCCGGACTGGAAGACCTGGCGCGGCTCGACCGGTGCGTGCACCCGCAGTTCCTCCAGATCCCGCCAGTCGAGCGCGGCATCGCCCGCGAGGGTGTGCAGGGCCGGGAGGTGGTGCTCCCAGCGTTCCAGCACCTCTCGCAGCGTGCGGGGCGCCCCGTCCAGGCAGCCGCTGAGATCGGCCACCCGTCCATCGGCGACCAGACCGGGAAAGGACGGCCCCGACAGGGCGGAGAAGGTGCCGAGCGCGAACGGGCCCGCAGGTTGCGCCAGTGGTGCCATGAGATTTCCTCCCGCTGAGTTGCGTCTACTCTGGCCCGCGGCGAAAGATCGCGGAAATCAATCTTTTGTATGGGAGCCATCCATGACGCGAATGCCACTGTCGGCCGGCGGCACGCGGTGAGCGTTCCCCGGCTGGACCTGAATCTGGTGGTCGCGCTCCGGGCGTTGCTGGAGGAACGCAATGTGACGCGCGCCGGTGAGCGCATCGGCCTGAGCCAGCCCGCCATGAGCTCGGCGCTCGGCCGCCTGCGGCGCCATTTCGGCGATGAGTTGCTGGCCCGCACCGGGAGCACGTACGAGCTGACCCCGCTCGGTGCGGCCCTGCGGGATCGCAGCGCCACCGCGTGCGATCTCCTGGAGCGGCTCTTCTCGAGCCAGGCCGATTTCGATCCGGCCACCGAGACGCGGGAGTTCACGCTGCTCGCCTCCGACTACGGGGCGTCGGTCTTCGGGGCCGCGCTCTCGCGCGCGCTGCACGAGGAGGCGCCGGGTGTCCGCCTCACGTTCCAGCAGACCGCGCCGTCGGTCGTGGAGAACCCCGCGACGGCACTCAGTACCGTCGACGGGCTGCTCATGCCGCACGGCATCATCGACGGCTTCCCCACCGTCGGCCTCTACTCCGACCGCTGGGTCTGCATCGTCGCCGACGACCACCCCGGGATCGGCGACGAACTCACCCTCGGACACCTCGCCGGCCTGCCCTGGGCCGTCTACCAGCGCCCCTACGACGCCCCCGCGGCCCGGCAGCTCAGCATGCTCGGCATCAGTCCGCGCGTGGAGGTCTCCGTGCAGACGTTCCAGCTGCTGCCGCACATGGTGGAGGGCACCCGGCGGATCGCCATGATCCAGGAACGTCTGGCCCGCCGGGCCGTGCGCTCGGCCGCCGTGCGTGTCCTGCCGTGCCCCTTCGAGGCGGTTCCCGTGCAAGAAGTCCTGTGGTGGCATCCGGTGCACGCCCAGGACGCCGCGCACATCTGGCTGCGGCGCAGGGCGGAGGAGGTCGGGGCCACGCTCGCGGCCGTCGCGCGCCCGGAGGTTCGTGCCGGTTGAGTCATGGTCAGTCGCAGCGACCGGTCACGGGGACACTGCGTCGCCCTGTGCGATGCGCACGTTCAAGTGCAGGTCCTCGACGGCGTCCGCGGTCATGGCGACGGTCCCGGCAAGGCCACAGACCAGAGCGGCTGCGACCGCCGCACGCCAGCAGCGACTCCAGAGCGGCGGGTCCTGCTGCTCGCGCTCGATGAGGGCCTTGACCCGGCGGGGCACGGCGCCGCCCGCCGTGGCCAGGATCGCGCCGCGCCGCGCGGCCGGGCTCTTGGAGTCGTGTGCCGCGAGGGCCGCGCGGCCGATCGCCCGTGCGGCCAGTTTCCGGTCGCCCACCGCGCGAGCGGCGTCTTCGTCGGCCCAGCGTTCCAGCGCGTACGTCAGAGGATCGCGCAGGCCGAGGAGGGCGGGGTGCAGGCGTGCGGCGAGCTGGCTCGCCGCGAGGAAGCGGTGGTGTCCGCCCGAGAGGTGTGCGCGTTCATGGGCGAAGAGCGCCTCCCGCTCCCCCGGCGGCAGGGTCCGCAGCATCGCGGAGCTGACGACGATGTGGCCGGGCTCGCCGCGGCGCCCGGGAAGTGCGTAGGCGTACGGGAAATCGTCGGGGCGTACGGACAGTTCACTGCCCGCCGGGCCGATGGCCTGCCGCTCCGCGCGGACTTCGCGGTGATGACGGCTCATGATGCGAACGACCTGCGCGCTTCCGACGAGCAGCGCCGCACACGCCACCGGTGCCGCCCACAGAGCCGACGTCGCGTATCCGGAGATCTGCTGGGGACGGACATCGACGACCGCGGCGACGGCCTCCAGTTGGAAGAGCCCGAACACGACGAGGGCGCTGACCGCGATCGTGCTGCAACAGGCGAGCAGTACCGTGCCGACGAGCAGGACCCATGCGGCGCGGCGCGGCGCCAGCCAGGCAGCGGCATGGCGCAGCGCGGGGACGGCGAAGAGAGGAGCGAGGAGGGGAAGCCATACCGCGTAGATCACGGCTTCGGCTCCTCGTCGCCTTCCAGGAGAGCTCGGAGCATGGCTTCGTCCTCGGGTTTGAGGTCCGAGATGAATCGGGCGAGGACGCTGCCCCGGTCCTCGCCCCGGTCGAGTTCCGCGTGCATGCGCAGTGCGTGGAGTCCGGAGTCGTCGGTGACCGGGGCATAGGCGTACCCGCGTCCCTGGCGGGCGCGGTGCACCACACCCTTCTCGAGGAGGCGCGTCAGGATCGTCGTCACCGTGGTGCGCGCGAGCCCGGCGTCGAGGGCGTCACGCACCTGACCGGGGGTGAGCGGCCGGGCGGCAGCCCACAGGGCGGCCAGGATGCTGGCTTCGAGTTCTCCTGAAGGCCGACGGTCGCCCTGCTGCTCAGTCATGGCTCGCATTCTGGCAGATGGGCGCGGGTGTACGGACGCGCGTTCCCAGGTGCCCGGGGTCTCCCCTCGACGGCCTTCGTCGAACGTCCGGCTCGGGCGCGCCCGGGCCGGGCAGATCCCGACAGCGCGGTCTCGTCCCGGGCCTTCCGCGTCACCCGTGGGACGAATCGTGGCTTGTGCGCGGCGAGGTGTTCCCGGCCGTCTCCGCCTGGATCTCCTGGCGCCGCCTGCGGACATGGTCGCGCACCGTGGAGTGCGATGCCGCGGTGAACTCCGCTTCGTCCGCCAGCCGTTGCAGGATCCTCCGGATGGAGTGGGCGGCCTCTTCCCCTCGGGCCTCGCGCCGAAGGATCTCGTCGAGGAAACCGGCGACCGGGTCCATGAGCCTGGGGGCCCTGTGACGAGCCGGAGGCGGAGCGGGTTCGCGCCCCAGCGCCTCCTCGACGATCCTGCGCGACACCCTGTGCCGTTGCGCCAGCTCCGACACGGTGAGGCCGGGGTCGGCCTGCTGGTCCTGCCGAATGCGCGCGGCGCTCCGCTCGGGCGACCTGTACATATCCCCGCCCCCAGTCGACATGAACAGCTGAACCACACCAGCACCGGCCTGCCGGCGGCGGACCGGCCCGACGGGTTGCGCTGCGGCGATCACACCCTATTCGTCTACAGACTAGTAGACAATGGCCGTCGTCCGTCATTCGCCAACGCCACGGAGCAGCCGGTGCCGCACAAGATTCTCGTCGTGGAGGACGACCATGCCCTGCGCGACGTGCTGCGGCGCGGGTTCGCCGAGGAAGGATTCGAGACGGTTCAGGCGCCGGACGGCGCGACAGCGCTGCGACTGGCCTCGGCGGAGATCGGCGCGGTGGTGATGGACGTGGGGCTGCCCGACTCGGACGGCCGTGACGTGTGCCAGGCCATGCGCGCGAGGGGCGTCCGCGCTCCGGTCATCTTCCTCACCGCCCGAGGCCACCTCACGGATCGCCTGTCCGGCTTCTCGGCAGGCGGTGACGACTATCTCTGCAAGCCCTTCCATCTCAGTGAGCTCATCGCCCGTACGACCGCGCTGCTCAGGCGAGCAGTCGTCGAGCGCGGCGAAGGGCCGTCGGGCATCGAGGTGGACCCGGTCTCGCTCAACGTGCACGTCCACGGGCAGCACGTACCCCTGTCACCGACCGAGTTTCGGCTGCTGGCCGCTCTGGTGGCGGCCGACGGCTCCCTCGTACGCCGCCGGGAACTGCTCCGCGTCGGGTGGCCGGAGGGCGCGTGGGTCAGCGACAACACGCTGGACCAGTACGTGAGCAGGTTGCGCCGCAAGCTGCGCGCGGCGGGGAGCAGCCGGACGATCCGTACGCAGCGCGGTGTCGGATGCCAGCTGTCATGACGCGTCCGCCGCGCTTCCTTGTGCCCCCTACTCTGCGGGGGCGCCTGGCTCTGGTCGCCGTCACCACGGCCACGCTGCTGACCGTGGTTCTCCTCCTGGTGTTCCACGTGGCCGTGTTCCGGCAGCTCCAGGCGCAGGCGGACGACAGACTGCGCGGCACCGTCGCCGCGGTCTCCGCGACCGTGGACACGTCCGGCGGGCGGGTGCGCGTCCGGGAGAGCGCGAACGACGAGATCCTCGACTCGAACGTATGGGTGTACGACGGGTCCCGGACGGTCGAGCAGCCGTCCGGCGTCGGGCGCGGCCCGGAACTGGCGCGAGCGGCTGAACGGCTCTCTCTCCTGCACCACCCCGCTTGTGCCACGGTCCGGCCCTCGGGGAACAGCGCGGGTTGGCGGTTGTGCGCCGACGCGGTCTCCTCGCACCTCCCCTCGGTGCGGGCGGTCGCGGCGCTCTCGCTCGCCCCGTACGCCGATTCGGCGGACACCCTGCTGGCCTGGACCGCCGGGTTCGGTGCCGTCATGCTCGCCTGCACCTACGTGCTGACACGGATGTCCGTCGGACGGGCGCTGCGTCCCGTCGCGACGATGACCGACCAGGCGGCCCGGTGGAGTGCGGTGTCCTCGCCGATCCGCTTCGCCTCGGACACCGCGCCGCGGGAGTTGTTCGGGCTGGGCGCGTCCCTCGACGCCCTCCTGGACCGGATACGCACGATGCTGCGTCACGAGCGGCAGCTCACCGCGGAGTTGTCGCACGAACTGCGCACCCCGTTGGCGCGCATCGTGGGCGAGCTCGAACTGCTGCGGGCGCGTCCGCGGAGCGCTGCGGAGACCCGGTCCGCGCAGGCGGCCATCGCGGACGCCGCCGCGTCCATGCAGGCGATCTGCGACACCTTGCTGGCGGACTCCCGCGCCGGCGCCACCGGGCCGAGCACGGTTCCCGGTACGAGTCAGGTGGGGACCGTGCTCGATCGGCTGGCCGAAGCGGGGGCGCGGCCCGGCGTACGGACGACGGTCCGGGCGGATCCGGAACTGCGGGCCGATGTGCCCGAGGCTCTTCTGGAGCGCCTTCTCAGCCCGCTGCACGCCAACGCGGTGCGCTACGCGCGGGCGAACGTGACGCTCTCGGCGCGGCCGGCCCGCCCTGGCGTGCGCATCGAAGTCACCGACGACGGCCCCGGGGTCCCCGAGGCCTTCGTGCCGTATCTGTTCCTCCCGGGGCGTCGCGCCTGTCCGGACGACGGACACGACGGCGCCGGACTCGGGCTGTCGCTGGTCCTGCGGCTGGCCCGCTCGGCGGGCGGCACCGTGCGGCACGACGCCACCTGCCGCGAAGGGGCTTGCTTCGTCGTAGAAGTGCCGGGCTGATCGGCGTCCCGCGCGGCCGCGACTCAGCTCTCCGGGTCGTCGAGCGGCGCGTCCTTGCACGTGACGGAGAGATAGACGACCAGGGCCAGGATCACCGCGAGGAAGAGCACGCTGGTCACCACCGTGCCGAGTCCCAGACCTCCGTCGGCGCCCGGCTGGGAGAGGTAGTCACCCATGGAGGCTCCCAGGGGGCGGGTCAGGACGTAGGCGATCCAGAAGGCCGCCACGGCGTTCACTCCCAGCTTGAAGCGGGTGACCGCCACGGCCGCGATCAGCGCCGCGAAGACCACGACCGAGTTGAGGTAGCCGAGGCCCAGGCGCTCGGCGACGAGGTCTCCCGCGGCGGTGCCCAGCGCGAACGTGAACAGGACGGCCAGCCAGTAGAAGGCCTCGCGGCGCGTGGTGTCGATGCTGTGGATGGACAGTGTCCGCTCGTTCCGGTACCAGATCAGGAAGACGGCGGCGAGGAGCACGGCGAACACGGCTGTGCTCACCTCGAGAGGTACGCCCATGTTGTCGGTCAGGTTGTCGCTGATCAGGGTCCCGACGACGCTGATCAGCGCGACGGCGAGCCAGTACACACCCGGGCGGTACGCACGGGTGCGGAACTGGGCGACGAGGACCACCCCCAACAGCAGGCTCATGAGCGCGGAGACGCCGGTCAGCCCCAGCCCCGCCTTCTCCGCGAGCAGGTCCGCCGCGGTCTCCCCCACGGTCGTGCAGAGGACTTTGATGATCCAGAAGTACGCGGTGACCTCGGGCACCTTGTTGCGGACCGCCGGCCGGGGCGGGGCGGAGCTGTGGCGCGGTGCGGCGTCGGACGTGGTGGGCTGCGAGTCGTATGTCATGGCGCGACGGTGCCATCGGCTACCTGAACGCATCCTGACTGCCGTCCGTGTCCGCCCCTGCCGCAGGAGACATGCTGATCAGGATGTGGCGATGAACCTTCTGCGTCATGCGTCGGGCTTCGCGGCCTGGCTGCGCGGTCGTCTGGGCCGTGTGGTCGTGGCCTCGTACGCGGCCGCGCTCGTTCTCCCCCTGCCGGGGCTCTGGCTGCGCCGACCGCATGCGCTCGTGGCCGGCGATGCGGGCCTGGCGATCCACGTACCACCGGTCCTGCTCGGGACGCTGCTGTTCTCCGCCGGCTTTCAGATCCGGTTCACGGCGCTCAGGGGGCTGTTACGGCGGCCCTACAGTGTGGTCGCGGCGCTGGGGCTGCGCCTGGCGCTTCCCCTGGTGCTCATCCCGGTGCTGGTGGTGCTGCTGCGACAGACGCCCGACTCCGATCACGGCAGCGGCATCATCACGTCGCTCGTGCTGATCATGGCGATGCCCGTGGCGGCGAACGCCACGGTGTGGACCGCCAAGGGCGAGGGCGATCAACCGACGATGGTCGCCACGGTGCTGGGCTCCACGGTGCTCAGTCCGCTGACCACTCCGCTCCTGATCGGCGCGCTGGCTCTGCTGCTTCCCGCCCACGCGGCGGACGCGCTCTCCTTCGCGGCCACGGCGGCCGGAAACGGCGTGGCCCTCTCCAGCATCGTGCTCCCGTGCGCGGCGGGCTTCGTGCTGCGCAGTGTGCTGCCCGCCGCCCGGGGAGCACTTCTCGGCGATGCCTTCGCCGCGGTGGCGCTGCTGGCCTCCGTGGTGACCACGTACATCAACGCGAGCAGTGCGCTGGCGCCCTGTCTGGCGCATCCGCGGCCGCTGCTCATCGTCTCCGGGATCGTCGTGGCGGCGACGATGTGCGGCGCGTCCTTCCTGCTGGGGCACGTCGCGGGTGCGGCGCTGCGCCTGAGCAGCAGCGGACGGTCGTCGTTGGCGCTGGCCTGCGGCATGAGCAACAGCAGTGCGGGGGCCGTGCTGATCAGCGCGGCCGTGCCGAGCAAGCCGTACCTCCTCCTGCCGGTGCTGGTGTACGGCCTGGTGCAGAAGAGCGCCGCGAACCTCGTGGTGCGCAGGACACGCCCCCTGCCCTCCCTGTCATGAGGCCTGCGGGCCGCGCCTGCCGGGAGGATCCGCGGAACGGTGATCCTCCCGGCCCGGGGCCTACTTGGCCTTGCTGGTGAACTCGGTGGTGTAGGTCTTCTTCAGGTCGATCGTGGCGTTCTTCAGGTTCGGGTTGAAGGACTTCAGGACGCGCTGCACCGTGGCAGGCCCCTCGGCCGGCATCGTCCCGTCCTTGGTGAACATCGGCAGGGTGCTGTCGATCGCCTGGGCGTAGAGTCCCTCACCGCCCTGTGCGTAGTCGCTGGGCATCTTCGCCGCGATCTCCTTGGCGCTGTGCGAGGACATCCACTTGAGCGTGCGTACGAAGGCGTTGGCGAGCTTCTGCACCGTCTCCTTGTGGGAGTTCACCCAGTCGGTGTTCATGTACAGGCTGGAGGAGGGATAGAGCCCGCCGAGCGCCCGTCGGGAGCCTTCGGGGGTACGCATGTCGATCAGCACCTTGCCGATCTTCTTGTCGAGGATCTGGGCGACGGTGGGGTCGGTGGTCATGCCGCCGTCGATCGAGCCCTTCTGGAGCGCGGAGATGAAGGTCTGCCCCGCGCCCACGGCGACGTTGGTGAACTTGTCGGTGGAGACGCCGTCGTGGACACCGAGGTACTTGGTCAGGAAGTCGGTGGAGGACCCCAGGCCCGTGACACCGAGCTTCTTCCCGGAGAAGTCCTTGGGCGACTTGAGGTCGGCGGCCGCCTTGTTCGAGACGATCTCGACCTCGCCGGGTGTCTGGGCGAGCTGGACCACGGACTCGACCTGCTTGCCCTTGGTCTGCAGGTCCAGGGTGTGGTCGTAGAAACCGACGACTCCCTGGACGTTCCCGGCGACCAGGGACGTCGTGGCGTCGATTCCGGCCGGCTCGCTGAGCAGTTCGATGTTCAGGCCCTCGTCCTTGAAGTAGCCCAGGCGCTGGGCGAGCATCGCCGGCAGGTAGATGACCTTGTCGATGCCTCCCACCATGATCTTGACCTTGGCGCCCTTGCCGCCTCCCCCGCCGCCGTCGGTGGAGGACGAGGAGACCTCGTCGGCACACCCGCCCAGGGCGGCGAGGGCGGCCAACGCGACGGTCGTGGTGGTGATTCTGGTCGTCAGAGTGCGACGGAACATGTACGGCTCCTGAGAGGGTGAGCGGTGGAGGGGCGGGGTCAGCGGGCTTCGCTGTCGGCGGGCTTCCAGCGGAAGAGCCGTTTCTCCAGGAAGGTGAGCAGGCCTTCGGCGAGCAGCGCGACGACGGCGAGGATGACCATGGCCGCGTAGACCCCGGCGGAGTTGAACGTGCCCTGGGACGCGGAGACGAGCAGGCCGATGCCCTTGGTGGCGCCGATGTACTCGCCGACGATGGCGCCGATGAGGGCGAAGCCGAAGCTGACGTGGAGACTGGTGAAGATCCACGAGGTCGCGGCGGGGATGACGACCTGGAAGGTGACCTGCCGGTCGCGGGCGCCGAGGATGCGGGCGTTGTCGATGAGGTGACGGTCGACCTCGCGGGCCCCCTGGAAGGCGTTGAAGAAGACCGGGAAGAAGACGAGGACGACCGCGGAGGCGACCTTGGAGGCCGGGCCCAGGCCGAACCAGATGAGGAAGATCGGGGCGAGGACGATCCGGGGCAGCGCGTTGAGGACCTTGATGTAGGGGCCCATGACGTCGGCGAGGAAGCGGACCCGGCCGAGCGCGATGCCGAGGACGACACCGCCGATGACGCCGATGACCCAGCCGAGCAGCGCCTCGTAGAGCGTGTACCAGATCTGCTCGGCCAGCGATCCTTGCGGTGTGCCGTGCAGCGCCCACTGCTGGATCTGGTCCCAGATCTTCGACGGCATGGAGAAGTTGAACGGGTCGATGATCCCCGCTCGGGAGAACCACTCCCAGATGCCGAGTACGAAGACCAGGACGGCGGCCCGCGACAGCAGGACGATGCCGCGGCGCCTGCGTGCGGCGCGGGCGCGTTCCTCGCCGCGTCCGGGCTTGGCCGGGGCGGTGGGGGCGGCGACGGTGTGGGTGTCAGGCGACATTCTGCGCGCCCCTTTCGCGCGTGATGCGGACCTCTTCGCCGAGGGAGGACCAGATCTCCCGGTAGATCTCGACGAAGCGCGGCTCCAGGCGGATGGACTCGACGCGGCGGGGGCGCGGCAGGTCGATGGTGAAGACCTCCTTGACCGTGGCCGGTCCCGCGGTCATGACGACGACCTTGTCGGCCAGCGCGATGGACTCCTCCAGGTCGTGCGTCACGAAGACGACCGAGGAGCCCGTGCCGGCCCACAGCTCCATCAACTCGTCCGACATCAGCGCCCGGGTCTGCACGTCGAGGGCGGAGAACGGCTCGTCCATGAGCAGGATGGACGGGTCGTTGACGAAGGTGGAGGCGAGGGCGACGCGCTTGCGCTGACCGCCGGACAACTGGTGCGGGTAGCGGTCCTCGAAGGCGGTCAGTCCGACGCGGGCCAGCCACTCCCGGGCCTTCTCCTTCGCCTCCGCCTTGGGCACGCCGCGAAAACGCGGGCCGGCCATGACGTTGGACAGGACGGTGCGCCAGGGGAACGTGGCGTCCTGCTGGAAGACGAAGCCGACCTTGTCGTCGATGCCGCGCACCGGCGTGCCGGACAGCATCACCTCGCCCTCGGTCGGTTCCTCCAGGCCGCTGACGAGCGTGAGGGTGGTGGACTTTCCGCAGCCGGTCGGACCGACGACGGCCACGAACTCGCCCTGCTCCACGGTCAGATCGAGATCGCGCACAGCGGTGTGCGGGGCCCCGGAGGGGGTGCGGAACGCCTTGCGGACCCCGCGGAGTTCGATGGCGGGACTGGATTGGCTTGTCATGCCGCGGAACGTTAGGAACGCCGCTCAGCGGAGGGAAGTTTTGGCCCGCAACCGCTGGTTCCGCCTGT is a genomic window containing:
- a CDS encoding fumarylacetoacetate hydrolase family protein, whose amino-acid sequence is MAPLAQPAGPFALGTFSALSGPSFPGLVADGRVADLSGCLDGAPRTLREVLERWEHHLPALHTLAGDAALDWRDLEELRVHAPVEPRQVFQSGANYRRHVIDLEIAHRAPDDPRTVEEARAEVAELMDRRAAEDLPYVFIGLPSAITGPYDDVVLPSWAEKPDWELELAAVIAKPAHGIAVEEAMEYVAGYTIANDLTDRAGVFRRDMPAIGTDWLRSKNAPGFTPLGPYLVPAEFVADPDDLRVTLKLNGETMQDESTKDMIFNVARMVAYASRTARLLPGDLVLTGSPAGNGMHWGRLLRDGDVMEGAITGLGVQRTRCVKEDA
- a CDS encoding LysR family transcriptional regulator; translation: MSVPRLDLNLVVALRALLEERNVTRAGERIGLSQPAMSSALGRLRRHFGDELLARTGSTYELTPLGAALRDRSATACDLLERLFSSQADFDPATETREFTLLASDYGASVFGAALSRALHEEAPGVRLTFQQTAPSVVENPATALSTVDGLLMPHGIIDGFPTVGLYSDRWVCIVADDHPGIGDELTLGHLAGLPWAVYQRPYDAPAARQLSMLGISPRVEVSVQTFQLLPHMVEGTRRIAMIQERLARRAVRSAAVRVLPCPFEAVPVQEVLWWHPVHAQDAAHIWLRRRAEEVGATLAAVARPEVRAG
- a CDS encoding M56 family metallopeptidase, giving the protein MIYAVWLPLLAPLFAVPALRHAAAWLAPRRAAWVLLVGTVLLACCSTIAVSALVVFGLFQLEAVAAVVDVRPQQISGYATSALWAAPVACAALLVGSAQVVRIMSRHHREVRAERQAIGPAGSELSVRPDDFPYAYALPGRRGEPGHIVVSSAMLRTLPPGEREALFAHERAHLSGGHHRFLAASQLAARLHPALLGLRDPLTYALERWADEDAARAVGDRKLAARAIGRAALAAHDSKSPAARRGAILATAGGAVPRRVKALIEREQQDPPLWSRCWRAAVAAALVCGLAGTVAMTADAVEDLHLNVRIAQGDAVSP
- a CDS encoding BlaI/MecI/CopY family transcriptional regulator, with the translated sequence MTEQQGDRRPSGELEASILAALWAAARPLTPGQVRDALDAGLARTTVTTILTRLLEKGVVHRARQGRGYAYAPVTDDSGLHALRMHAELDRGEDRGSVLARFISDLKPEDEAMLRALLEGDEEPKP
- a CDS encoding response regulator transcription factor, whose product is MPHKILVVEDDHALRDVLRRGFAEEGFETVQAPDGATALRLASAEIGAVVMDVGLPDSDGRDVCQAMRARGVRAPVIFLTARGHLTDRLSGFSAGGDDYLCKPFHLSELIARTTALLRRAVVERGEGPSGIEVDPVSLNVHVHGQHVPLSPTEFRLLAALVAADGSLVRRRELLRVGWPEGAWVSDNTLDQYVSRLRRKLRAAGSSRTIRTQRGVGCQLS
- a CDS encoding HAMP domain-containing sensor histidine kinase, which gives rise to MTRPPRFLVPPTLRGRLALVAVTTATLLTVVLLLVFHVAVFRQLQAQADDRLRGTVAAVSATVDTSGGRVRVRESANDEILDSNVWVYDGSRTVEQPSGVGRGPELARAAERLSLLHHPACATVRPSGNSAGWRLCADAVSSHLPSVRAVAALSLAPYADSADTLLAWTAGFGAVMLACTYVLTRMSVGRALRPVATMTDQAARWSAVSSPIRFASDTAPRELFGLGASLDALLDRIRTMLRHERQLTAELSHELRTPLARIVGELELLRARPRSAAETRSAQAAIADAAASMQAICDTLLADSRAGATGPSTVPGTSQVGTVLDRLAEAGARPGVRTTVRADPELRADVPEALLERLLSPLHANAVRYARANVTLSARPARPGVRIEVTDDGPGVPEAFVPYLFLPGRRACPDDGHDGAGLGLSLVLRLARSAGGTVRHDATCREGACFVVEVPG
- a CDS encoding sodium-dependent transporter, with translation MNLLRHASGFAAWLRGRLGRVVVASYAAALVLPLPGLWLRRPHALVAGDAGLAIHVPPVLLGTLLFSAGFQIRFTALRGLLRRPYSVVAALGLRLALPLVLIPVLVVLLRQTPDSDHGSGIITSLVLIMAMPVAANATVWTAKGEGDQPTMVATVLGSTVLSPLTTPLLIGALALLLPAHAADALSFAATAAGNGVALSSIVLPCAAGFVLRSVLPAARGALLGDAFAAVALLASVVTTYINASSALAPCLAHPRPLLIVSGIVVAATMCGASFLLGHVAGAALRLSSSGRSSLALACGMSNSSAGAVLISAAVPSKPYLLLPVLVYGLVQKSAANLVVRRTRPLPSLS
- a CDS encoding ABC transporter substrate-binding protein — encoded protein: MFRRTLTTRITTTTVALAALAALGGCADEVSSSSTDGGGGGGKGAKVKIMVGGIDKVIYLPAMLAQRLGYFKDEGLNIELLSEPAGIDATTSLVAGNVQGVVGFYDHTLDLQTKGKQVESVVQLAQTPGEVEIVSNKAAADLKSPKDFSGKKLGVTGLGSSTDFLTKYLGVHDGVSTDKFTNVAVGAGQTFISALQKGSIDGGMTTDPTVAQILDKKIGKVLIDMRTPEGSRRALGGLYPSSSLYMNTDWVNSHKETVQKLANAFVRTLKWMSSHSAKEIAAKMPSDYAQGGEGLYAQAIDSTLPMFTKDGTMPAEGPATVQRVLKSFNPNLKNATIDLKKTYTTEFTSKAK
- a CDS encoding ABC transporter permease, with amino-acid sequence MSPDTHTVAAPTAPAKPGRGEERARAARRRRGIVLLSRAAVLVFVLGIWEWFSRAGIIDPFNFSMPSKIWDQIQQWALHGTPQGSLAEQIWYTLYEALLGWVIGVIGGVVLGIALGRVRFLADVMGPYIKVLNALPRIVLAPIFLIWFGLGPASKVASAVVLVFFPVFFNAFQGAREVDRHLIDNARILGARDRQVTFQVVIPAATSWIFTSLHVSFGFALIGAIVGEYIGATKGIGLLVSASQGTFNSAGVYAAMVILAVVALLAEGLLTFLEKRLFRWKPADSEAR
- a CDS encoding ABC transporter ATP-binding protein; translated protein: MTSQSSPAIELRGVRKAFRTPSGAPHTAVRDLDLTVEQGEFVAVVGPTGCGKSTTLTLVSGLEEPTEGEVMLSGTPVRGIDDKVGFVFQQDATFPWRTVLSNVMAGPRFRGVPKAEAKEKAREWLARVGLTAFEDRYPHQLSGGQRKRVALASTFVNDPSILLMDEPFSALDVQTRALMSDELMELWAGTGSSVVFVTHDLEESIALADKVVVMTAGPATVKEVFTIDLPRPRRVESIRLEPRFVEIYREIWSSLGEEVRITRERGAQNVA